A single window of Oncorhynchus clarkii lewisi isolate Uvic-CL-2024 chromosome 10, UVic_Ocla_1.0, whole genome shotgun sequence DNA harbors:
- the LOC139419806 gene encoding LOW QUALITY PROTEIN: von Willebrand factor A domain-containing protein 7-like (The sequence of the model RefSeq protein was modified relative to this genomic sequence to represent the inferred CDS: inserted 1 base in 1 codon) — translation MLPTNSDYSPTLFNEEYHFDGERFVEGRKLITDGMSSVKASIKRGNIEAARQKLGDILHTLQDFYSHSNWIELGNRFPHSILIRSDVSDIGPVADGLMMSSVLAVVSLLLLQTGVQGFLVLFSGSSMDHLEITREAILQTTAKVCMQLASVEGRDFTLPPGPLTAESLALACSSSGSAKSFQSAISDVTWRNAGVDFRHLFNEEYHFDGERFIEGRKLIKDGMTSVKASIKQGNFEAARQKLGDILHTLQDFYSHSNWIELGNRFPHSNLIRSDVSDIGPVADKDTPTCRSCVGIDCQNNILENIIRDKKLTSGYFGLVPFFSTKPKGKCSHGGLSDQTSGQEPTGGINKDSLESSHGNWHAAAAEVAVAATSQLLEDIRGAAGDTDFLRMMGISKNGSRVLCFVIDTTGSMSDDIAAVRETTSFIIDSKRGTPDEPSVYILVPFNDPDFGPLMRTTDPNVFKAQINALNANGGGDFPEMSLSGLQLALTGAPPSSEIFLFTDAPAKDLNLMGTVIALIERTKSVVTFFLTGSLGLRRRRGXGQGQVQHSRMAVSDSQLYRELAQSSGGQAIQVTKTELPKATSIIVESSSSSLVTILQAVRSTGRADNFSFTVDESVRNLTAYVTGSSLSFTLTSPSGVSQSSGEVNGSLATIKTVGNFLTLGLDSQAGLWEIRVSSTVPYSLKVVGQSAIDFLFDFVEVSQGPHPAFAVLESRPQAGGNATLLVSVTGSDSVSLTEVALVEASGSGEVNGTLESVGGGDFLVTMDRIPAGEFVVRLRGENSATTRALPDSFQRQSSTRLRASTVMVMAEAESDLEPGTPFSVLFTVTTNGTGGSFTIRATNDRGFPSSSPTDLTLVTGVSANGTVTLTAPANTASGTDVTLTIEAESPGATDTNYAVLRLTVVSPVTDVSRPVCDVVSVTANCSDDCSLSVWELSANLTDGNGTGIEHVTLRQGNGTLNTTTVKGAGNWTVTLAAYSASCCSPEVELVAVDGAGNVGTCFRSIRVTVDTTVQPPVTKATTKNSITVTTAKVATTAATTAATTATATAATATAAAAAASSSHPLSLSSYLCFIMLVSVTLVLSL, via the exons atgttaccaactaattctgattattccccaacactgTTCAATGAAGAGTACCACTTTGATGGGGAGAGGTTCGTGGAGGGGCGGAAACTCATCACAGATGGCATGAGCTCTGTCAAAGCCAGCATCAAGCGAGGGAACATTGAGGCAGCAAGACAGAAGCTGGGAGACATTTTACACACCTTACAG GACTTCTACAGTCACAGTAACTGGATAGAACTGGGTAACAGATTTCCCCATTCCATTCTCATCAGATCAGACGTGTCGGACATCGGCCCTGTTGCAG ACGGGTTGATGATGTCATCAGTCCTGGccgttgtctctctcctcctcttgcaGACAGGGGTCCAGGGGTTCCTGGTGCTCTTCTCAGGCAGCTCCATGGACCACCTGGAGATCACCAGGGAAGCCATCTTACAGACCACGGCGAAGGTGTGCATGCAACTGGCCTCGGTTGAGGGAAGAGACTTCACTCTGCCG cccggACCACTGACTGCAGAGTCTCTGGCTCTAGCCTGCTCCTCATCAGGGTCTGCTAAGAGTTTCCAGAGTGCCATATCAGACGTCACCTGGAGAAATGCCGGAGTTGACTTCCGTCACCTGTTCAATGAAGAATATCACTTTGATGGGGAGAGATTCATCGAGGGGCGGAAACTCATCAAAGATGGAATGACCTCTGTCAAAGCCAGCATCAAGCAAGGGAACTTTGAGGCAGCAAGACAGAAGCTGGGAGACATTTTACACACCTTACAG GACTTCTACAGTCACAGTAACTGGATAGAACTGGGCAACAGATTTCCCCATTCCAATCTCATCAGATCAGACGTGTCGGACATCGGCCCTGTTGCAG ATAAGGACACTCCCACATGTCGGAGCTGTGTCGGTATAGACTGTCAGAACAACATCCTAGAAAACATCATCAGAGACAAGAAGCTGACCTCGGGATATTTTGGCCTTGTACCTTTTTTTTCCACCAAACCAAAAG GGAAGTGCAGCCATGGGGGCTTATCGGACCAGACAAGCGGGCAGGAGCCTACGGGTGGGATCAACAAGGACTCACTTGAGTCCAGCCATGGCAACTGGCACGCTGCAGCTGCAGAGGTGGCCGTGGCTGCAACCAGTCAGCTGCTGGAGGACATCAGAGGGGCTGCCGGGGACACGGACTTCCTACG gaTGATGGGGATCTCTAAGAATGGATCTAGAGTTCTGTGTTTTGTAATCGACACCACCGGCAGCATGTCGGACGACATTGCAGCAGTAAGGGAGACGACATCGTTCATCATTGACAGCAAGAGAGGAACGCCAGACGAGCCCTCAGTCTACATCTTGGTCCCCTTCAATGACCCAG ACTTTGGGCCCCTGATGCGGACCACAGACCCAAACGTCTTTAAGGCCCAGATCAATGCACTGAATGCTAATGGAGGAGGGGATTTCCCGGAGATGAGTCTATCAGGACTTCAG TTGGCTTTAACTGGTGCACCCCCCTCTTCAGAGATCTTCCTTTTCACTGATGCCCCCGCAAAAGACTTGAATTTAATGGGCACGGTGATCGCTCTAATAGAACGCACTAAGTCAGTG GTGACCTTCTTCCTAACTGGCTCTTTGGGGCTCCGTCGTAGGAGGG AGGGCCAAGGACAGGTCCAGCACAGTCGGATGGCAGTGTCAGACTCCCAGCTCTACAGGGAGCTGGCCCAGTCCTCAGGTGGCCAAGCCATACAGGTCACCAAGACAGAACTGCCCAAGGCCACCAGCATCATTGTGGAATCCTCCAGCTCTTCATTG GTGACCATTCTACAGGCTGTGCGGAGTACAGGAAGGGCTGATAATTTCTCCTTCACTGTAGATGAGTCTGTGAGAAATCTGACTGCTTATGTCACAGGAAGCTCCCTCTCCTTCACGCTCACCAGCCCCTCAG GTGTGTCCCAGAGTAGTGGGGAGGTAAATGGGTCTCTGGCAACCATAAAAACCGTGGGGAACTTCCTCACACTGGGACTGGACAGCCAAGCGGGATTATGGGAAATCCGTGTGTCGTCAACTGTGCCCTACTCACTGAAGGTCGTAG GTCAGAGCGCCATCGACTTCCTGTTTGACTTTGTGGAGGTGTCCCAGGGACCTCATCCAGCCTTCGCTGTTTTAGAGTCCCGTCCTCAAGCTG GTGGTAATGCCACCCTGCTGGTGTCAGTGACGGGGAGTGACTCTGTGAGTCTGACAGAGGTGGCGCTGGTTGAGGCCTCGGGGTCAGGAGAGGTCAATGGAACCTTGGAATCAGTCGGCGGCGGGGACTTCCTGGTTACCATGGACAGAATCCCGGCGGGGGAATTTGTTGTGCgtctgagaggagagaacagcgcCACCACTAGGGCATTACCAGACAGCTTCCAGAGACAGTCCTCCACCCGCCTCAGAGCCTCCACTGTTATGGTGATG GCTGAGGCAGAAAGTGACCTGGAGCCTGGAACACCCTTTTCAGTTCTGTTCACTGTGACAACCAACGGGACAGGCGGATCCTTCACCATCCGGGCCACAAACGACCGGGGgtttccctcctcttcccctacAGACCTGACGCTAGTGACCGGGGTCAGTGCCAATGGTACAGTGACTCTCACGGCGCCCGCCAACACCGCGTCAGGCACGGACGTCACCCTGACTATCGAGGCTGAGTCTCCCGGGGCCACCGACACTAACTATGCTGTTCTGCGCCTCACAGTCGTTTCACCG GTGACAGATGTCAGCCGTCCGGTGTGCGATGTGGTCAGCGTAACAGCTAATTGTTCTGACGACTGCAGCCTTTCCGTGTGGGAGCTCTCTGCCAACCTGACGGACGGCAATGGGACGGGCATCGAGCACGTCACTCTGCGCCAGGGCAACGGAACCCTCAACACCACCACGGTGAAGGGCGCTGGGAATTGGACCGTGACTCTGGCAGCCTACAGCGCCTCCTGCTGTTCCCCGGAGGTAGAGCTGGTGGCGGTGGACGGCGCGGGGAATGTGGGAACCTGTTTCAGGTCCATCAGAGTCACAGTGGATACCACTGTCCAGCCACCAGTCACCAAGGCTACCACTAAGAACAGCATCACCGTGACTACAGCTAAAGTTGCCACCACCGCCGCCACCACCGCCGCCACCACCGCCACCGCCACCGCCGCCACCGCCACCGCCGCCGCCGCCGCCGCGAGCAGCAGccatcctctgtccctctcctcgtaTCTCTGTTTCATCATGTTGGTCTCTGTCACACTCGTTTTGAGCCTCTAG